The Porites lutea chromosome 7, jaPorLute2.1, whole genome shotgun sequence genome includes the window TAAATAATCAATTTTCTAGAATTCTCTTTTGACCAAActataaataagtaaataattaaaaaaagtaacaaaggcAATATTTCGTCTGCAGGATTGATTTCATGCGGTAAAATTTTTGTGACCTCACAGAAattcagaaaaataaaataatttttctgaaaaagcaGTCATGAAGACTAAAGGGATACTATTTTAGGAAATTAATAACGCTTTTAAGGGTTTTggttgtttatttctttatttccttttttgtaagagAATCTCTTTTGTTAATGCCAGTGTAATAGAATTACTTATAAAAACCAAATCtctaattaataaaaaattaataatgttaGAGTTGAGATTCCTACACAGCAAAGTTATTATTACAAGGTTTTTGAGTGGATCCCAGTAAGGATGCTTCAGATCTacacaattttgttttgtttctaataAAAGTTTTTGTGACAGTGTTGAATACTGCAGTCAACAAGCTAATTAACGTGCAAGCGAGCATGACCCTTCAAAACTGCATCGATGTGTAGTGTTATTAAATTTATCAATAAATGTCCTATGATCATGAAGCACAGATTTTAATGGTGCTGTAATAAATTAATGCTATATTTATTGGAAAAAAAGCAAATCATCTACAGGAAATATTTTAAAGCTGCTGTGTTCAGTGAAACGCAATTTGCATTTATGATTTCAATAGCCAAAACCACTAGGTTAGCTACAATGTATGCCGTGAACATTTAAAAACTTGATAGCACACCCCTGGTCCCATATTTTAAATGatacaaaaatattaaaaggtACAAATGTTAAATTGTTCTCAGTAGCTCCTTGCAGCTACAGCCAGTTTTTGTGTCAACCATTCTACACTTCAACATCCCCTCAGGCAAACCCTGGTCATTTGTGATGACCATCCCTTGTGATCAGGTAGTGGGGAATGTGACCTTTGCCTAGCTAGGCTGGGGAATTTGAAAGGCCCGTTAGGGACGTGTCAAGTTTAACTTCTTTGTATGATCCAGGTTTGACAATGTGGTTTGATAGATGTGATCTTTCATCTTTCTCTTAGTAACAGAGATAGAGAAGTGTGAAGGTAAAGAAACAGCTTTTGTTAACAAATTGCTTGTTTGGCAAGGACTTTAAAACATACATGTAAGCGTTCTTGAAGGTATTAATGTAGTGCAAATCAAGTGTCATGTGGATTCACTAAACTCTGTTTTTTGAATTCGCAATCTGCAAAACAGTTCTTCTCTGGGAGGGGCATTTGACCACTACATTGGGCTAATGTAACAGGAATTTGAGCAGGCTTGTTTTGAAAGGGGGCTGTATGGGGATGTTGATGTTTTGAATTAATAAATAttgaaacatttcaacaatataagtttaaaaaattatttctgttttattgcAAATAGATTGGTTCTATGTCAAGCACTCCATCAGCTTGTGCATAATTTTTGCAGCAGTAATGTATGGAGTGGTATTTAGCAATAATGTGTACATACAAGTAGCATCATCCATAACCATGGCTTTATTTTGGCAACAAATGGCATTTATTGGACATGACACTGGCCACACAGCCATCACTCATGATTTTAAAATGGACCAGTTGATCGGCATATTTGCTGGGAACATGACAACTGGAATCAGCATTGGATGGTGGAAGAAGAGTCACAATGCTCACCACATTGTGACAAACTCAGTGGAGTTTGATCCCGATATCCAACACTTGCCGGTATTGGCCATCACTGACAAGTTCTTCAAGTCAGTCAGGTCAATGTATCATGAGAAAACCCTTACCTTCAATGGACTGGCCAAGTTTTTTGTCTCCAACCAGCATTGGCTGTACTACTTGATCATGGGTCTAGCTCGTTACAACTTGTATGTGCAAAGTTTTCTCTTGGTGTTTTCATTACCAAATGGACGGGCCAAATATCTTGAATGTCTTGGCTTGGCATTTTTTTGGACATGGTATATTTACCTGTGTTCCTTTTTACCATGTTGGACatcattgtttatttttgtttttgttgcacATTTTCTCGCTGGAGTTCTTCACATTCAGATAACTCTGAGTCACTTCTCCATGAAAACTTATCATGGACACCCCATGGATGCATTCAAGGACAGCGAGTTCCTTCTCTCACAACTGGCGACAACAATGGATATTGAATGCCATCCGTGGCTTGATTTTATCCATGGTGGGCTTCAATTCCAAATTGAGCATCATCTCTTTCCAAGACTTCCACGTCACAGGCTGCGAGAAGCAAAAGCCAAGATCCAAGCACTCTGTAAAAAACACAATGTGCCTTACAGGTCCAAGACTTTCTATGAAGCTAATTTGGAAATCATCGAACAGCTAAAGGAAACAGCCTTGAAAGCCCAGTGTATTTCTCCTCTAATTTGGGATGGAATTAATGCAATTGGTTAAAACTACTGGTTAGTTACCTTTTCACTCGGTATAATATTGTAATCCTTAGCCTCTCAATTAATTCTGAGTAGTAAGGATTTATTTTTCCAAGTCAGTGTACTTGACCAGTAGTATACTTTTTGAAATTACCTCATTAAGGACAGCTGTCAACTACATCCTTTTGATGGCAATGATTATTAATTTATTGTCGGTTTTGAAGTTGTTTTAACGTGAATTTTTTCATGGGAAGTTAATTGTTTTCCAAGGCCTTTCCAgggctgagttgttcaaagcggggttaagataacccggggttagtgcaagatttgaattaagatttgaaagcttaaaaagcatttcagttttagttcttttgtctacaagttgatgattggaagctcttaAAATGACAGaggaaattatccgagaaaatgcttttgaacacaagaaaaagaaaccagagttaaatttaaccccgggttaagcgctaatcggcttttgaacaactgggcctagTAGTACATTAGAATGATGAATGATTAGTTTATTGTTAATaggcattttttttatatatttacaTAAAGAGtactatttaagcaatagaaaaggcttttcgtgtttgcatagcctaaTATAAACATgggaggggttgggagaattctagACAGTTATGCAAATCCGAAACGAAGtcaagggtttgc containing:
- the LOC140944136 gene encoding uncharacterized protein, with translation MKQMKYYSLSEVKQHNSKGDYWVIVDGGVYDLSRWAPYHPGGELPIRYMAGHDCTDVFKAFHLPSVTEKKLPAFKIGEIRDECKPCINESALDQDFRKVRDELDGRLDTDYWFYVKHSISLCIIFAAVMYGVVFSNNVYIQVASSITMALFWQQMAFIGHDTGHTAITHDFKMDQLIGIFAGNMTTGISIGWWKKSHNAHHIVTNSVEFDPDIQHLPVLAITDKFFKSVRSMYHEKTLTFNGLAKFFVSNQHWLYYLIMGLARYNLYVQSFLLVFSLPNGRAKYLECLGLAFFWTWYIYLCSFLPCWTSLFIFVFVAHFLAGVLHIQITLSHFSMKTYHGHPMDAFKDSEFLLSQLATTMDIECHPWLDFIHGGLQFQIEHHLFPRLPRHRLREAKAKIQALCKKHNVPYRSKTFYEANLEIIEQLKETALKAQCISPLIWDGINAIG